From one Paenibacillus sp. FSL K6-1330 genomic stretch:
- a CDS encoding manganese efflux pump, translating into MLEASVQSGQLAAILLMAVALGLDAFSLGVGVGMRSGMRLGHMLGISFMIALFHMLMPLLGLFAGRYVGMLLGHVTGLAAGGLLLLLGGHMMYNAWRGGEGQRIHPTAFLGMLLFSLSVSIDSFSVGVSLGMFVDDVLLIVISFGIVGGLLSILGLLLGRQVSNKLGEYGEMLGGLILVIFGVMFIF; encoded by the coding sequence ATGCTGGAGGCGTCTGTCCAATCGGGACAGCTTGCGGCGATTCTGCTGATGGCGGTTGCACTCGGGCTAGACGCATTTTCGCTTGGAGTCGGAGTCGGAATGAGAAGCGGTATGCGCTTAGGCCATATGTTGGGCATCAGCTTCATGATCGCGTTGTTTCATATGTTGATGCCGCTGCTGGGCTTATTTGCCGGCCGCTATGTAGGCATGTTACTGGGTCACGTCACAGGACTTGCGGCCGGCGGACTGCTGCTTCTTCTCGGCGGGCATATGATGTATAACGCCTGGCGGGGCGGAGAAGGACAGCGAATACATCCTACCGCATTTTTAGGCATGCTGCTGTTTTCACTTAGCGTCAGCATCGATTCCTTCTCGGTAGGCGTTTCACTCGGGATGTTTGTGGATGATGTACTGTTGATCGTGATCTCCTTCGGGATCGTGGGCGGTTTGCTGTCCATTCTCGGTTTGCTGCTTGGCCGTCAGGTAAGCAATAAACTGGGGGAGTACGGTGAAATGCTGGGCGGGCTCATTTTGGTTATATTTGGTGTCATGTTTATCTTTTGA
- the spoIIR gene encoding stage II sporulation protein R — translation MKNYSETLRIIVKKMVVLLSCMFMVIMAWEGQQIDASVVGGPIPEESIRLRILANSDSPSDQLVKREIRDSVVEQMQLWVLQLENPQSLEDAKELTRQHLPEIRQLVGEELKKRGITYNYTVELGVVPFPTKLYGGTVYPAGDYDALRISLGEGQGQNWWCVLFPPLCFIDGGSGDAAAQPVDTGIQTVSAEAGETSQEEAPKNAGDSEPEVRFFLWDMFRGIWNWVVSLF, via the coding sequence ATGAAAAATTATAGTGAAACCCTCCGTATTATCGTGAAGAAAATGGTTGTGCTCTTATCCTGTATGTTTATGGTCATTATGGCTTGGGAAGGACAGCAGATTGATGCTTCTGTTGTTGGCGGTCCGATCCCCGAGGAATCGATACGACTTCGCATTCTGGCGAATTCCGATAGCCCGTCCGATCAGCTGGTCAAACGAGAGATCCGTGATTCGGTCGTTGAGCAAATGCAGCTCTGGGTCCTGCAGCTGGAGAACCCGCAAAGCCTGGAAGACGCCAAAGAATTAACCCGGCAGCATCTTCCGGAAATCCGCCAATTGGTGGGTGAAGAGTTGAAGAAAAGGGGAATTACGTACAATTACACCGTAGAGCTTGGCGTCGTGCCGTTCCCGACGAAGTTATACGGGGGCACGGTGTATCCGGCCGGCGATTACGATGCGCTGCGGATTTCTTTAGGAGAAGGTCAAGGGCAGAACTGGTGGTGTGTCCTGTTCCCGCCGCTTTGTTTCATCGATGGTGGCAGCGGGGATGCGGCGGCGCAGCCTGTTGACACAGGTATCCAAACGGTTTCTGCTGAGGCTGGCGAAACTTCCCAAGAGGAAGCTCCGAAGAACGCAGGCGATAGCGAACCGGAGGTCCGCTTCTTCTTGTGGGATATGTTCCGTGGCATTTGGAACTGGGTGGTAAGCTTGTTCTAG
- a CDS encoding L-threonylcarbamoyladenylate synthase, with product MEQNGNGMEPNQQRDNGFRQVGAKSTQVWHVSNSLSRESLSLENEAKQALGEAGQVLELGGTVAFPTETVYGLGADAGNTEAVERVFAAKGRPSDNPLIVHISELAQLDGLVLHVNETERALMAMFWPGPLSLVLPVKPGAVSPRVTAGLDTVAVRMPDHNVALALISAAGRPLAAPSANRSGRPSPTLASHVLEDLAGAIDGVLDGGPAGVGVESTVVQVGEDGAVTVLRPGGVTAEQLATVAASVRMDPALHRAAGEAESPTPRSPGMKYTHYAPKGAMCVVQGPRAIAVSARIAAELEAAARRGEVTGVLSFDEHIGHYHADVVVSLGSLAAPEEAARRLYAGLRRFDDEGATFILAEACPEQGLGAAVMNRLLKAAGHHIIDVN from the coding sequence ATGGAACAGAACGGGAACGGCATGGAACCTAACCAGCAGCGGGATAACGGCTTCCGCCAGGTTGGTGCAAAATCAACCCAAGTGTGGCACGTCTCGAACTCGCTCTCTAGGGAGAGCTTAAGTTTGGAGAATGAGGCAAAGCAGGCGCTTGGGGAAGCGGGGCAGGTGCTTGAGCTCGGCGGAACGGTGGCCTTTCCGACGGAAACGGTCTACGGGCTTGGCGCGGACGCCGGCAATACAGAAGCGGTCGAGCGCGTCTTTGCCGCGAAAGGCCGGCCGTCGGACAATCCATTGATTGTGCATATTTCAGAGCTAGCTCAGCTTGACGGTTTGGTCCTTCATGTAAATGAGACGGAACGGGCGCTGATGGCAATGTTCTGGCCTGGGCCGCTATCGCTGGTACTGCCCGTTAAACCAGGTGCTGTCTCCCCTCGCGTGACGGCAGGCCTCGATACCGTTGCCGTACGGATGCCGGATCACAATGTGGCGCTGGCTTTGATCAGCGCCGCCGGGCGTCCACTGGCTGCGCCGAGCGCGAACCGTTCCGGTCGGCCAAGCCCGACGCTGGCCAGCCATGTCCTGGAGGATCTGGCGGGAGCGATCGACGGCGTCCTCGACGGCGGCCCGGCCGGGGTGGGCGTCGAGTCGACGGTGGTGCAAGTCGGCGAAGACGGGGCCGTCACGGTGCTCCGCCCGGGCGGCGTCACGGCGGAGCAGCTTGCCACGGTTGCGGCAAGCGTGCGCATGGACCCGGCGCTGCATCGCGCCGCCGGGGAGGCGGAGAGCCCGACGCCGCGATCGCCGGGCATGAAGTACACGCACTACGCACCGAAGGGTGCGATGTGCGTGGTGCAGGGCCCGCGTGCCATTGCCGTGTCGGCACGCATCGCGGCCGAGCTTGAGGCGGCCGCCCGGCGCGGGGAGGTGACCGGCGTGCTGTCATTCGACGAGCACATCGGTCACTACCACGCGGACGTTGTCGTCTCGCTCGGCAGCCTGGCCGCGCCGGAGGAAGCGGCCCGCCGGCTGTACGCCGGCCTGCGCCGATTCGATGACGAAGGCGCGACCTTCATTCTGGCCGAAGCGTGCCCGGAGCAAGGTCTCGGGGCAGCCGTCATGAACCGGCTGTTGAAGGCCGCGGGACACCACATCATCGATGTGAATTGA
- a CDS encoding low molecular weight protein arginine phosphatase: MKNILFVCTGNTCRSPMAEGMLRKLAKQRGIPLETKSAGVSAVDGMPVSHHAESILRDQDIQERLVSKPLTANLVEWSDLILTLTQSHKQYAIRQFPHAADKMHTLKEFVEDDRQVLDDLREQDSLYAALELARSLGRDVSDRDRERLIELRQRIPSFDISDPFGGSREEYEATAAEIRTALFRLLDKLEADRHN; the protein is encoded by the coding sequence GTGAAAAATATACTGTTTGTCTGCACGGGAAATACCTGCCGCAGTCCAATGGCTGAAGGCATGCTGCGCAAGCTTGCCAAACAACGGGGCATCCCGCTGGAAACGAAGTCCGCCGGTGTCTCGGCCGTGGATGGAATGCCGGTGTCCCATCATGCGGAGTCCATACTACGAGACCAGGATATCCAAGAACGCTTGGTGTCCAAACCGTTGACTGCGAATCTGGTGGAGTGGTCAGATTTGATCCTGACGTTGACCCAGTCGCATAAGCAGTATGCTATAAGGCAGTTCCCGCACGCCGCAGACAAGATGCATACGCTGAAAGAGTTTGTTGAGGATGACCGACAGGTGCTGGATGATCTGCGGGAGCAGGATAGTCTGTATGCGGCGCTTGAGCTGGCCAGATCGCTGGGCCGCGACGTCAGCGACCGTGACCGGGAGCGTCTGATCGAGCTGCGCCAGCGCATTCCGAGCTTCGATATCTCCGATCCTTTTGGAGGCTCGCGGGAGGAATATGAAGCGACGGCTGCAGAGATTCGGACGGCGTTGTTCCGTCTCTTGGACAAGCTGGAGGCGGATCGGCATAACTAA